In Aquipuribacter hungaricus, a single window of DNA contains:
- a CDS encoding cation diffusion facilitator family transporter, whose product MSTGGGTTAIIAALLANVGIALTKLFAYLLTGSSSMLAESVHSFADSGNQLLLLVGGRRARRHATPEHPFGYGRERYVYAFVVSIVLFSLGGLFALYEAWHKYADPHPIEDWRWVPVAVLLVAIGLESYSFRTAIRESNHVRGDRGWVQFVRTAKAPELPVVLLEDAGALLGLVFALLGVSMTLLTGDGRWDAAGTAMIGLLLVAIAAVLAVEMKSLLLGESATVEHVRAIEAALPGAGVDRIIHMRTMHLGPEELLVAAKIAVPGTSSAAEVADAIDGAERRVRAAVPIARVIYLEPDLYAVPDGASTAGATRTDGADR is encoded by the coding sequence ACCGGGTCCTCGTCGATGCTGGCGGAGTCGGTGCACTCCTTCGCCGACTCCGGCAACCAGCTGCTGCTGCTCGTCGGCGGCAGGCGGGCCCGGCGGCACGCCACCCCGGAGCACCCCTTCGGCTACGGCCGCGAGCGCTACGTCTACGCCTTCGTCGTGTCCATCGTGCTGTTCAGCCTCGGCGGGCTGTTCGCGCTGTACGAGGCGTGGCACAAGTACGCCGACCCCCACCCGATCGAGGACTGGCGCTGGGTGCCGGTCGCCGTGCTGCTCGTGGCGATCGGCCTGGAGTCGTACTCCTTCCGCACCGCGATCAGGGAGTCCAACCACGTGCGGGGTGACCGCGGCTGGGTGCAGTTCGTCCGCACGGCCAAGGCCCCCGAGCTGCCCGTCGTGCTGCTCGAGGACGCCGGGGCCCTGCTCGGGCTCGTCTTCGCCCTGCTCGGCGTGAGCATGACCCTCCTCACCGGGGACGGGCGCTGGGACGCGGCCGGCACCGCCATGATCGGTCTGCTGCTCGTCGCCATCGCCGCCGTCCTGGCCGTGGAGATGAAGTCGCTGCTGCTGGGCGAGAGCGCGACCGTCGAGCACGTCCGCGCCATCGAGGCGGCGCTGCCCGGCGCCGGCGTCGACCGGATCATCCACATGCGGACGATGCACCTGGGGCCCGAGGAGCTGCTCGTGGCCGCCAAGATCGCGGTACCGGGCACGTCGAGCGCCGCCGAGGTGGCCGACGCCATCGACGGGGCCGAGCGAAGGGTCCGGGCCGCCGTGCCGATCGCACGCGTCATCTACCTCGAGCCGGACCTGTACGCCGTGCCCGACGGCGCCTCGACGGCCGGCGCCACGCGCACGGACGGCGCGGACCGCTGA
- a CDS encoding YchJ family protein codes for MPPTTCPCSSGLPFDGCCGPVLADVRPAPTAEQLMRSRYTAFVLGDREHLLRTWHASTRPATLVLDDDVRWEGLEVLDRERGGPFDDDGTVEFRAHHRHRFEDGRGEQHERSRFVRERGRWSYVGGTSV; via the coding sequence GTGCCCCCGACCACCTGCCCGTGCTCCTCCGGCCTGCCCTTCGACGGCTGCTGCGGCCCCGTCCTGGCGGACGTGCGCCCGGCGCCCACCGCCGAGCAGCTCATGCGGTCGCGGTACACGGCCTTCGTGCTCGGCGACCGCGAGCACCTGCTCCGCACCTGGCACGCCAGCACGCGCCCCGCGACGCTGGTGCTGGACGACGACGTGCGCTGGGAAGGCCTGGAGGTGCTCGACCGCGAGCGGGGCGGGCCGTTCGACGACGACGGGACCGTGGAGTTCCGCGCCCATCACCGGCACCGCTTCGAGGACGGCCGCGGGGAGCAGCACGAGCGCAGCCGCTTCGTCCGCGAGCGCGGGCGCTGGTCCTACGTCGGGGGCACCTCGGTCTAG
- a CDS encoding class I SAM-dependent methyltransferase: MPSLLDDLSRAPDVQAPNLVAVDATDRLLLDDAAPLVEACGPGQVVVVGDQYGALTLGALGLLGARDVRVHTDRLTSEHALQANAGRAGLDGFTLHGLDADLLRGARVVLVQLPRSLAALDEIAGAVARHASPDVTLLAGGRVKHMTTAMNDVLRRHLSEVQAGLGRQKSRVLTARGPVPGPDAYPERQHHADLDLTVCAHGAAFAGTGVDRGTRFLLDHLPQAAPGAVDVVDLGCGTGLVACVVARTRPGTRALASDESAAAVASARATAAANSLDVTVVRDLGLSQQADDSADLVLLNPPFHTGATVHPGVARPLFTEAARVLRPGGELWTVYNSHLEHKATLARLVGRTEQVGRNASFTVTRSVVG; this comes from the coding sequence GTGCCCTCCCTCCTGGACGACCTCTCCCGCGCCCCCGACGTCCAGGCCCCGAACCTCGTGGCGGTCGACGCCACCGACCGGCTGCTGCTCGACGACGCCGCGCCGCTCGTCGAGGCCTGCGGGCCGGGCCAGGTCGTCGTCGTGGGGGACCAGTACGGCGCCCTGACGCTGGGGGCGCTCGGCCTGCTCGGGGCGCGGGACGTCCGCGTCCACACCGACCGGCTGACCAGCGAGCACGCCCTGCAGGCCAACGCCGGGCGCGCGGGCCTGGACGGGTTCACGCTGCACGGCCTGGACGCGGACCTGCTGCGGGGCGCCCGCGTCGTGCTCGTGCAGCTGCCCCGCAGCCTGGCCGCCCTGGACGAGATCGCCGGGGCGGTCGCCCGGCACGCCTCCCCGGACGTCACCCTCCTGGCGGGGGGCCGGGTCAAGCACATGACCACGGCGATGAACGACGTGCTGCGCCGACACCTCTCCGAGGTGCAGGCGGGCCTCGGCCGGCAGAAGTCGCGCGTGCTCACCGCGCGGGGCCCGGTCCCCGGCCCCGACGCCTACCCCGAGCGGCAGCACCACGCCGACCTCGACCTCACCGTCTGCGCCCACGGCGCGGCCTTCGCCGGCACCGGCGTCGACCGCGGCACCCGGTTCCTGCTCGACCACCTGCCGCAGGCGGCGCCGGGGGCGGTGGACGTCGTCGACCTGGGCTGCGGCACCGGCCTCGTCGCGTGCGTGGTGGCACGCACCCGGCCCGGGACGCGGGCGCTGGCCAGCGACGAGTCCGCCGCCGCCGTCGCCTCCGCCCGCGCCACCGCGGCGGCCAACAGCCTCGACGTCACGGTGGTGCGCGACCTCGGCCTGTCGCAGCAGGCCGACGACAGCGCCGACCTCGTGCTGCTCAACCCGCCGTTCCACACCGGGGCGACCGTGCACCCCGGCGTCGCCCGGCCGCTGTTCACCGAGGCTGCCCGGGTGCTGCGTCCCGGCGGCGAGCTGTGGACGGTCTACAACTCCCACCTGGAGCACAAGGCGACGCTGGCCCGGCTGGTCGGCCGCACCGAGCAGGTCGGGCGCAACGCGTCCTTCACCGTCACCCGCTCCGTCGTCGGCTGA
- a CDS encoding type II toxin-antitoxin system VapB family antitoxin, producing the protein MIFKRVGHVRPYPDHGRYSAKDWADVPPRPVRLEELVTTKRTLDLELLLDEDSTFFGDLFPHVVQWKGELFLEDGLHRAVRAALGQRAVVHARVLVHDGQTVA; encoded by the coding sequence GTGATCTTCAAGCGGGTCGGCCACGTGCGTCCGTACCCGGACCACGGCCGCTACTCGGCCAAGGACTGGGCCGACGTGCCGCCGCGACCCGTGCGCCTGGAGGAGCTCGTCACCACCAAGCGCACCCTCGACCTGGAGCTCCTGCTCGACGAGGACTCCACGTTCTTCGGCGACCTGTTCCCCCACGTCGTGCAGTGGAAGGGCGAGCTGTTCCTCGAGGACGGCCTGCACCGGGCGGTCAGGGCCGCCCTGGGGCAGCGCGCCGTCGTCCACGCCCGGGTCCTCGTCCACGACGGTCAGACGGTCGCGTGA
- a CDS encoding LytR C-terminal domain-containing protein produces the protein MRFGRGRAPVPEEPDRDDPMYVPQPVERWIEPEEVAERLRRRRGRWRALRHAVVMLTVLLVVGGTGVIAGGAVLGRWELPWAPTPGAAPEASPSAAPPACERAVVTPAVAAGTSVQVLNATDRTGLASSVADELEARGFVIAEVGNSSAEVPEAAVVAFPAGAEPAALVTAAQLSGAVVRSDPAAPVVQVLLGDAWTDLTSLEVAAQLGATPQPSVVDCAVAPAPAPAPAP, from the coding sequence GTGAGGTTCGGGCGCGGTCGCGCGCCGGTCCCCGAGGAGCCGGACCGGGACGACCCGATGTACGTCCCCCAGCCGGTCGAGCGGTGGATCGAGCCCGAGGAGGTCGCCGAGCGGCTGCGCCGCCGCCGGGGCCGCTGGCGGGCGCTGCGCCACGCCGTCGTCATGCTCACCGTCCTGCTCGTCGTCGGGGGCACCGGCGTCATCGCCGGCGGCGCCGTCCTGGGCCGCTGGGAGCTGCCGTGGGCGCCGACGCCCGGCGCCGCCCCGGAGGCCTCGCCGTCGGCGGCCCCGCCTGCCTGCGAGCGCGCCGTCGTCACGCCCGCCGTCGCCGCCGGGACGTCGGTGCAGGTCCTCAACGCCACGGACCGGACCGGGCTCGCCAGCTCGGTCGCCGACGAGCTCGAGGCCCGCGGCTTCGTCATCGCCGAGGTCGGCAACTCCTCCGCCGAGGTGCCGGAGGCCGCGGTCGTCGCCTTCCCGGCCGGCGCGGAGCCCGCCGCCCTGGTGACCGCGGCCCAGCTGTCGGGCGCGGTCGTCCGCTCCGACCCCGCCGCCCCCGTCGTCCAGGTCCTCCTCGGGGACGCCTGGACGGACCTCACGTCCCTCGAGGTCGCCGCCCAGCTGGGTGCCACGCCGCAGCCCTCGGTGGTCGACTGCGCCGTGGCACCCGCCCCGGCACCGGCGCCCGCCCCCTGA